Proteins found in one Seonamhaeicola sp. S2-3 genomic segment:
- a CDS encoding Ppx/GppA phosphatase family protein, producing the protein MLSIKKYAAIDIGSNAVRLLISNIIEEKGKPVRFKKNSLVRVPIRLGADVFVKKRISKENTERIVDTMLAFKLLMKSHKVVKYKACATSAMRESTNGKEVVEKVLKEAGISIDVINGEEEAAIIAATDLNKYIDTTKTYLYVDVGGGSTEFTVFYQGKPVVSKSFKIGTVRLLNDMVKNETWQELENWIKINTADYHKINVIGSGGNINKIFKISGKKMGKPLSYFYMTSYYNTLQTYSYEERITELELNQDRADVIIPAMRIYLFAMKWSNSKHIYVPKIGLSDGIIKSIYYDTVSSNTQ; encoded by the coding sequence ATGCTTTCAATAAAAAAATATGCAGCAATTGATATAGGTTCAAATGCAGTAAGATTATTAATTTCTAATATAATAGAAGAAAAAGGTAAACCAGTTAGGTTTAAAAAAAATTCGTTGGTTAGAGTGCCTATTAGGTTAGGAGCCGATGTATTTGTTAAAAAAAGAATTTCAAAAGAAAACACAGAGCGCATTGTAGATACCATGTTAGCTTTTAAGCTTTTAATGAAATCTCACAAAGTAGTAAAATATAAAGCTTGTGCTACTTCTGCTATGAGAGAATCTACTAACGGAAAAGAAGTTGTAGAAAAAGTTTTAAAAGAAGCAGGTATAAGCATTGATGTTATAAATGGAGAAGAAGAAGCTGCTATAATTGCTGCTACAGACTTAAATAAATATATTGATACAACTAAAACCTACTTATACGTTGATGTTGGTGGTGGTAGTACAGAGTTTACAGTTTTTTACCAAGGGAAACCCGTTGTTTCTAAATCATTTAAAATAGGTACCGTTCGTTTGTTAAATGATATGGTTAAAAATGAAACTTGGCAAGAGTTAGAAAATTGGATTAAAATTAACACAGCAGATTATCATAAAATAAATGTTATTGGCTCTGGTGGTAACATTAATAAAATATTTAAGATTTCTGGTAAAAAAATGGGAAAACCGCTTTCTTATTTTTACATGACATCTTATTATAATACACTTCAAACGTACTCTTATGAAGAGCGCATAACAGAACTAGAGCTTAATCAAGATAGGGCAGATGTTATTATTCCTGCTATGAGAATTTATCTTTTTGCTATGAAATGGAGTAACTCAAAACATATTTATGTTCCAAAAATAGGACTATCAGATGGCATTATAAAAAGCATATATTACGATACCGTTTCAAGTAATACACAGTAA
- the ppk1 gene encoding polyphosphate kinase 1 has protein sequence MIDTETINDTYINREISWLQFNARVLQEASDEKVPLIERLRFLGIFSNNLDEFFKVRYATVKRIVEVGKGGKNQLGGIKAKELLDIITQIVIKQQAESIRILEEVDKELKKEHIYIIDETQVDSNQHDFIKNYFFQNVSSALVTIILNDLVKLPNLKDSAAYLTVKMQMKDGTKQFGLIEIPKGVERFIVLPKQNGNNYIIMYDDLLRYCLSDIFSIFDYESISAHMIKITRDAELDFESDLSKSFIEKLSDSVKHREIGDPVRFVYDKTIDQDTLEYLMNQMGIDNTDSVIPGGRYHNKRDYMSFPSLGRTDLMYEKIKPLEVKGLSLKSSLFKAIAEKDYMVHAPYHTFTYIIKFLREAALDPKVKTIKITIYRLAEISHVASALINAAINGKAVTVSIELRARFDEEANIYYAEQMKKEGVNLHFGVPGLKVHSKMCVIEREEGKKLKRYGFISTGNFNESTAKIYTDYTLFTYNQPILKEVNKIFNFFETNYRVYTYKHLIVSPHYTEKKFFKLIDEQIKECKKGNEGYIRVKMNSLSNYAMVDKLYEASNAGVKIDMIIRGICCLIPGIKGMSENIRVISIVDKFLEHPRVYMFGKGDNVKVYISSADWMTRNIHNRVEVSCPIYDPDVKQEVIDTFSICWSDNVKARLINTSKENEYRTNNNPKVRSQVAIYDYYLEKLKN, from the coding sequence ATGATTGATACTGAAACTATCAACGATACTTACATAAACAGAGAAATAAGTTGGCTGCAATTTAATGCCCGTGTTTTACAAGAAGCTTCTGATGAAAAAGTACCTTTAATTGAACGGTTGCGTTTTTTGGGTATTTTCTCTAACAATTTAGATGAGTTTTTTAAAGTAAGATATGCTACTGTAAAACGAATTGTTGAGGTTGGTAAAGGTGGTAAAAACCAGCTTGGAGGTATTAAAGCAAAAGAGTTATTAGATATTATTACTCAAATAGTAATAAAGCAACAGGCTGAAAGTATTAGAATTTTAGAAGAAGTAGATAAAGAACTAAAAAAAGAACATATTTATATAATTGATGAAACTCAGGTTGATAGCAATCAACATGATTTTATTAAAAATTACTTTTTCCAAAATGTAAGTTCTGCATTAGTTACTATTATTTTAAATGATTTAGTTAAACTCCCTAATCTTAAAGATAGTGCCGCCTATTTAACTGTAAAAATGCAGATGAAAGACGGAACTAAACAATTTGGTTTAATTGAAATACCAAAAGGCGTAGAGCGTTTTATTGTTTTGCCAAAACAAAATGGTAATAATTACATTATTATGTATGATGACCTTTTGCGCTACTGCTTAAGTGATATTTTTAGCATTTTTGATTACGAGTCTATTTCGGCGCACATGATTAAAATTACTAGAGATGCAGAGTTAGATTTTGAAAGTGATTTAAGTAAAAGTTTTATTGAAAAACTATCTGATAGTGTTAAACATAGAGAAATAGGAGATCCGGTTCGTTTTGTTTATGATAAAACCATAGACCAAGATACATTAGAGTATTTAATGAATCAAATGGGTATTGATAATACAGATAGTGTTATACCTGGTGGGCGTTATCATAATAAGCGAGATTACATGAGTTTTCCAAGCTTAGGAAGAACCGATTTAATGTATGAAAAAATTAAGCCTTTAGAAGTAAAAGGATTAAGTTTAAAATCTAGTCTTTTTAAAGCTATTGCAGAGAAGGACTATATGGTACACGCACCATACCATACATTTACTTATATTATTAAATTTTTGCGTGAAGCTGCACTAGATCCCAAAGTTAAAACCATTAAAATAACCATTTATAGACTTGCCGAAATATCGCATGTTGCGAGTGCTTTAATAAACGCAGCCATTAATGGTAAAGCCGTAACAGTTTCAATAGAACTTAGAGCAAGGTTTGATGAAGAAGCCAATATTTATTATGCCGAACAAATGAAAAAAGAAGGGGTTAACCTTCACTTTGGCGTACCAGGATTAAAAGTGCACAGTAAAATGTGTGTAATAGAGCGCGAAGAAGGTAAAAAACTTAAACGTTATGGTTTTATAAGTACGGGGAATTTTAACGAGTCTACAGCTAAAATTTATACAGATTATACATTATTTACTTATAACCAGCCTATATTAAAAGAAGTAAACAAAATCTTTAATTTCTTTGAAACTAACTATAGAGTTTATACTTATAAACACTTAATAGTATCTCCTCATTATACTGAAAAAAAGTTTTTCAAATTAATAGATGAGCAAATAAAAGAATGTAAAAAAGGAAATGAAGGCTACATAAGAGTTAAAATGAATAGTTTATCAAACTACGCAATGGTAGATAAACTGTACGAAGCTAGTAATGCCGGTGTAAAAATAGATATGATAATTCGTGGTATTTGCTGTTTAATTCCCGGTATTAAAGGCATGAGTGAAAATATTAGAGTAATAAGTATAGTTGATAAATTTTTAGAACACCCAAGAGTATATATGTTTGGAAAGGGAGACAATGTTAAAGTTTATATTTCTTCTGCAGATTGGATGACAAGAAACATACATAATAGGGTAGAAGTAAGTTGCCCAATTTATGACCCTGATGTAAAACAAGAAGTTATAGATACTTTTAGTATTTGTTGGAGTGATAACGTAAAGGCTAGACTTATCAACACTTCAAAAGAAAATGAATATAGAACCAATAATAATCCAAAAGTAAGATCTCAAGTTGCTATTTACGATTATTATTTAGAAAAGCTTAAAAATTAA
- a CDS encoding type IX secretion system membrane protein PorP/SprF, translating to MRKLFTYVTFLLVTYNYGQELNLPVFTQYLADNNFVVSPTYAGIGDNVKLRANGLTQWVGIKGAPDNQSFYGDVRIADRSGVGLSLYNDRNGNTIQTGAKFSFAHHLILDYYAKMYLSLGISYNINNFRIDIDNFNTTYENPSLDPFVTDDRRTTNHNFDIGALFRMKGFFISLNLNNLLDKDLDSFERVFEPNLLLNYQVYSGYTFRGPKKSGLEFEPSVFYQMFTSDKRSATDVNFKFRKYNRNEDYYWAGISYRFLNDQFFKPLNIGPMVGFKKSIFYFGYAYQITANDLSAYNSGTHVVTIGVDFLQGISNCPCTQDPVHH from the coding sequence ATGCGAAAATTATTTACATACGTAACATTCTTACTAGTAACTTATAACTACGGACAAGAGCTTAATTTGCCTGTATTTACCCAATATTTGGCAGACAATAATTTTGTTGTGTCACCAACCTATGCAGGTATAGGTGATAATGTAAAACTAAGAGCCAATGGTTTAACACAATGGGTTGGTATTAAAGGAGCGCCAGATAATCAATCATTTTATGGCGATGTAAGAATTGCAGATAGAAGTGGTGTGGGCTTATCTTTATATAACGATAGAAATGGTAACACAATACAAACAGGAGCTAAATTTTCGTTTGCGCATCATTTAATACTAGACTATTATGCAAAAATGTATTTGTCTCTAGGTATTTCGTATAACATAAATAATTTTAGAATAGATATTGATAACTTTAATACAACCTATGAAAACCCTTCATTAGACCCTTTTGTAACAGATGATAGAAGAACAACTAATCATAACTTTGATATTGGTGCCTTGTTTAGAATGAAAGGATTCTTTATAAGTTTAAACTTGAATAACCTTTTAGATAAAGATTTAGATTCATTTGAAAGAGTGTTTGAGCCTAACTTACTTTTAAACTATCAGGTTTACTCTGGGTACACCTTTAGAGGCCCTAAAAAAAGTGGTTTAGAGTTTGAGCCTTCTGTATTTTACCAAATGTTTACTAGTGATAAACGTTCTGCTACCGATGTGAATTTTAAATTTAGAAAATACAATAGAAATGAAGATTACTATTGGGCAGGTATTTCGTACCGGTTTTTAAATGATCAGTTTTTTAAACCATTAAACATAGGCCCTATGGTAGGGTTTAAAAAATCAATCTTTTATTTTGGTTATGCCTACCAAATTACTGCCAACGATTTATCTGCCTATAACTCTGGTACTCATGTAGTAACTATTGGTGTAGACTTTTTACAGGGTATAAGTAATTGTCCTTGTACACAAGACCCTGTACATCACTAA